A region of Kribbella sp. NBC_01245 DNA encodes the following proteins:
- a CDS encoding SDR family oxidoreductase, whose protein sequence is MKVVVIGGTGLIGSKIVSRLGEHGHVAVAAAPNTGVNTITGEGLAEALDGADVVIDVSNSPSWEDAAVLEFFETSTRNLLAAEAAAGVGHHVALSVVGTELLLESGYFRAKLAQEKLIESSSIPYSIVRATQFFEFVPSIADAATHDTTVRLAHVFFQPIAGDDVAQAVGRTAVGTPVNGRIEVAGPERYRMDEFFRRALAARNDPREVVTDPKAVYYGVSPSETALVPGDGASLGETHYGDWEGK, encoded by the coding sequence ATGAAGGTCGTCGTCATCGGCGGTACTGGTCTGATCGGTTCGAAGATCGTGTCGAGGCTCGGCGAGCACGGCCACGTTGCAGTGGCGGCCGCGCCGAACACCGGCGTCAACACCATCACCGGCGAAGGACTCGCCGAGGCGCTGGACGGCGCGGACGTGGTGATCGACGTGTCGAACTCGCCGTCGTGGGAAGACGCTGCCGTACTGGAGTTCTTCGAGACGTCCACCCGCAACCTGCTCGCGGCCGAGGCGGCAGCGGGCGTGGGGCACCACGTCGCGCTCTCGGTGGTGGGCACTGAGCTGCTGCTCGAGAGCGGGTACTTCCGGGCCAAGCTCGCGCAGGAGAAGCTGATCGAGAGCTCGTCGATCCCGTACTCGATTGTTCGCGCCACCCAGTTCTTCGAGTTCGTCCCGAGCATCGCGGATGCGGCCACGCACGACACCACCGTGCGACTCGCCCACGTGTTCTTCCAGCCCATCGCCGGCGACGACGTGGCGCAGGCAGTCGGCCGGACCGCCGTCGGCACGCCGGTCAACGGGCGGATCGAGGTCGCCGGCCCGGAGCGGTACCGCATGGACGAGTTCTTCCGGCGCGCGCTCGCGGCCCGCAACGATCCTCGCGAGGTCGTCACGGATCCCAAGGCCGTGTACTACGGCGTCTCGCCTTCGGAGACCGCGCTGGTACCTGGCGATGGCGCGAGCCTCGGTGAGACCCACTACGGCGACTGGGAGGGAAAGTGA
- a CDS encoding low temperature requirement protein A: MAEATSRIRLRVRMSARPIDEPHRVTSPLELLFDLTFVVAVAAVTAQLAHQIADGHALEGIVPFLQVFFAIWWAWMNFTWFASSYDTDDVIYRLLTMLQMAGVLVLGAGVSAAANDSDYRPVALGYLIMRIGLVAQWLRAGVEDKANRRTALRYAAGIAILQVAWILLALGVMPSSTLLPLFVVLAGLELAVPRWAERASPTNWHPHHIAERYGLFTIILLGESVFAATTGVEGALQNAEISGSFITIAIASLILLFALWWLYFLQPAGEALSDRRHRSYLWGYGHYGIFAALTALGAGLEVAVEQTGHALKASPITVGYAVAIPASVFLALLWAVHAPLVAKPVIPLAMVLSCVALILLSPLAVGWIGVSGVVAAIATACALLIAATITRQATGRLGY, translated from the coding sequence TTGGCCGAAGCAACCAGCAGAATCCGGCTCCGCGTGCGGATGAGCGCGCGACCGATCGATGAACCGCACCGCGTCACGAGCCCGCTCGAACTGCTCTTCGACCTGACCTTCGTGGTCGCGGTCGCTGCCGTCACGGCCCAACTCGCGCACCAGATCGCCGACGGCCATGCCCTCGAGGGGATCGTGCCGTTCCTGCAGGTGTTCTTCGCGATCTGGTGGGCGTGGATGAACTTCACCTGGTTCGCGTCGTCATACGACACTGACGACGTCATCTACCGGCTGCTGACCATGCTGCAGATGGCCGGCGTTCTCGTACTCGGCGCCGGGGTATCGGCTGCAGCCAACGACTCCGACTACCGCCCCGTCGCGCTCGGCTACCTGATCATGCGGATCGGCCTGGTCGCCCAATGGCTGCGGGCAGGCGTCGAGGACAAGGCAAACCGGCGTACGGCGCTGCGCTATGCCGCGGGAATCGCCATCCTCCAGGTGGCCTGGATCCTCCTGGCGCTGGGCGTGATGCCGTCATCGACCCTGCTGCCGCTGTTCGTGGTTCTGGCCGGGCTCGAACTCGCCGTACCGCGATGGGCGGAACGGGCCAGCCCGACCAACTGGCATCCGCACCACATCGCCGAGCGCTACGGCCTCTTCACCATCATCCTGCTCGGCGAAAGTGTGTTCGCCGCGACCACAGGCGTCGAAGGAGCGCTACAGAACGCCGAGATCAGCGGCTCCTTCATCACCATCGCAATCGCCTCCCTCATCTTGCTGTTCGCGCTCTGGTGGCTCTACTTCCTCCAACCGGCAGGCGAAGCTCTCAGCGATCGCCGCCACCGCTCCTATCTCTGGGGCTACGGCCACTACGGCATCTTCGCGGCCCTGACAGCCCTCGGCGCCGGTCTCGAAGTCGCGGTCGAGCAGACCGGACACGCCCTCAAGGCATCGCCAATCACAGTTGGCTATGCCGTCGCCATCCCGGCCAGTGTGTTCCTCGCCCTGCTCTGGGCCGTGCACGCGCCCCTCGTCGCGAAGCCCGTCATTCCACTCGCGATGGTCCTGAGCTGCGTCGCCCTCATCCTGCTCTCGCCACTCGCCGTCGGGTGGATCGGCGTCTCCGGCGTGGTCGCCGCGATCGCAACCGCCTGCGCCCTGCTAATCGCCGCCACCATCACCCGGCAGGCCACTGGACGACTGGGTTACTGA